Proteins encoded in a region of the Zea mays cultivar B73 chromosome 4, Zm-B73-REFERENCE-NAM-5.0, whole genome shotgun sequence genome:
- the LOC103653849 gene encoding auxin-responsive protein SAUR36, translating into MPRRRHGGFRLGWKLLGVWCWAALCRRRRRGRGYLRLHPRQQGGGSDRSPPLQAGVAAVCATKQKKQQQQQRDDSADSPRMLTWGRSLARRMSLLRRRAGEKGRLLDDEDAAEATTPKGQVAVYVGGAEPGAESMRYVVPVVYFNHPLFGELLREAEEEFGFQHPGGITIPCAASRFERAAAVAAAGGGAGKKVPAGWW; encoded by the coding sequence ATGCCGAGGAGACGGCACGGAGGGTTCCGGCTCGGCTGGAAGCTGCTCGGCGTCTGGTGCTGGGCGGCGCTctgccggcgccgccgccgcggccgcgGGTACCTCCGCCTGCACCCGCGCCAACAAGGAGGAGGCAGCGACAGATCCCCGCCCCTCCAGGCGGGTGTAGCAGCGGTGTGCGCCACGAAGCAgaagaagcagcagcagcagcagcgggaTGACTCTGCCGACTCGCCTCGGATGCTCACGTGGGGGCGGTCGCTGGCGCGGCGGATGAGCCTCCTGCGCCGGCGTGCGGGAGAGAAGGGCCGGCTGCtggacgacgaggatgccgcggAGGCCACCACGCCCAAGGGGCAGGTGGCCGTGTACGTGGGCGGCGCCGAGCCCGGGGCAGAGTCGATGCGGTACGTGGTCCCCGTGGTGTACTTCAACCACCCGCTGTTCGGGGAGCTGCTGCGCGAGGCCGAGGAGGAGTTCGGCTTCCAGCACCCCGGCGGGATCACCATCCCGTGCGCGGCCTCGCGCTTCGAGCGCGCCGCCGCCGTGGCCGCCGCGGGCGGCGGCGCCGGGAAGAAGGTGCCCGCTGGCTGGTGGTAG